A stretch of Fusarium poae strain DAOMC 252244 chromosome 2, whole genome shotgun sequence DNA encodes these proteins:
- a CDS encoding hypothetical protein (TransMembrane:7 (o6-24i45-66o86-109i121-144o164-189i201-223o235-256i)), with protein MVSINASIAIQAVLLVLTFVVLIFRGWARILSHQSIFTPTDLFAWAGWIFTLGWFICSTLALRILIDNPAYTTELLVDSEEYLKIVFVAQYFFDIGIYLPKISITLFYWNLIPRISGRLKNALLVVSVYLGCCLTATVLTDTFICQPITDNWSIPNQLKSTWNSYAAFVIQWVLNWSTDLVAFLYPFFLLKHITLRKEQKLALIGVFSLGAITLMVSLSRFIAYNATDFELEDESGNILSTAEMTTAVIVVCLPGLRRFISRGKSREQSTGPSSDYAQGTGNNGTQRTRHPPSAYQKWGVRDDEIGLVTEIRGGNSTELTDVERTSDGKSVFVTHSITSSI; from the exons ATGGTTAGCATTAATGCTTCAATT GCTATCCAGGcagttcttcttgtcctgaCCTTTGTCGTCCTTATCTTCCGTGGCTGGGCGCGCATCCTCTCCCACCAATCCATCTTTACACCGACCGATCTTTTTGCCTGGGCAGGATGGATATTTACACTGGGATGGTTCATTTGCTCGACATTAGCCCTTCGAATCCTCATCGATAACCCTGCATACACAACCGAACTTCTCGTAGATTCGGAGGAGTACCTCAAG ATCGTCTTTGTGGCACAATATTTCTTCGACATTGGAATCTACCTCCCCAAGATCTCTATCACACTGTTTTACTGGAATTTGATACCAAGGATCTCGGGACGGCTAAAGAACGCGCTGCTGGTAGTTTCCGTCTATCTGGGTTGCTGTCTTACTGCGACAGTTCTTACCGACACCTTCATATGTCAGCCCATTACCGACAATTG GTCTATCCCGAATCAACTAAAGTCGACATGGAACTCATACGCCGCCTTTGTAATTCAATGGGTCTTGAACTGGTCTACAGATTTGGTCGCGTTTCTCTAtcccttcttccttcttaaGCACATTACACTTCGCAAGGAGCAGAAACTCGCCCTTATCGGCGTGTTCTCTCTGGGTGCCATTACCCTGATGGTTAGCCTTTCACGATTTATTGCATATAATGCAACTGATTTCGAACTCGAAGACGAATCTGGCA ATATCTTATCCACCGCAGAGATGACCACAGCTGTCATAGTCGTTTGCCTCCCGGGCCTTCGAAGGTTCATTTCACGTGGTAAATCCCGTGAACAATCGACAGGGCCATCTAGTGACTACGCCCAAGGAACAGGGAACAATGGAACACAGCGAACGCGGCACCCACCGTCagcttaccaaaaatgggGAGTGAGAGATGATGAGATCGGATTAGTTACTGAGATTCGTGGTGGCAATTCTACAGAGCTGACTGACGTTGAGCGTACCAGCGATGGAAAGAGTGTGTTTGTGACACATAGCATAACATCTAGTATATAG